One region of Yersinia bercovieri ATCC 43970 genomic DNA includes:
- a CDS encoding GNAT family N-acetyltransferase, whose product MTTATSIHLLVRPILAADNLAIANVIRDVSAEFGLSADKGYTVSDPNLDHLYELYSQPRSAYWVVEVDGNIAGGGGIAPLSGGDTDLCELQKMYFLPLLRGKGLAKQLALQALEFARQQGFGRCYLETTASLTSAVGLYEKLGFEHIDGPMGNTGHVDCEVTMLKTL is encoded by the coding sequence ATGACCACAGCTACATCTATCCACCTGCTGGTGCGCCCCATCCTCGCCGCAGACAATCTTGCTATCGCCAATGTTATCCGCGACGTCTCGGCTGAATTTGGCCTGAGCGCAGATAAAGGCTATACCGTGTCTGATCCGAATCTGGATCACTTATATGAGCTGTATAGCCAGCCGCGCAGTGCTTACTGGGTGGTTGAAGTGGACGGCAATATTGCCGGTGGTGGTGGTATCGCCCCCTTGTCGGGTGGTGACACCGATCTGTGTGAATTGCAGAAAATGTACTTTCTGCCACTATTGCGCGGTAAAGGTTTGGCAAAGCAATTGGCATTGCAGGCGCTAGAGTTTGCCCGCCAGCAGGGCTTTGGTCGCTGCTATCTGGAAACCACCGCCAGCCTGACCAGCGCAGTAGGTTTATATGAAAAATTAGGTTTTGAGCATATTGATGGGCCGATGGGCAACACCGGTCATGTGGATTGCGAAGTGACGATGCTGAAAACATTGTGA
- a CDS encoding valine--tRNA ligase, protein MENTPSSIDKTEPSLDKTYSPQEIEQPLYEHWEKQGYFKPNGDTSKESYCIMIPPPNVTGSLHMGHAFQQTIMDTLIRYQRMQGKNTLWQAGTDHAGIATQMVVERKIAAEEGKTRHDYGREAFIDKIWQWKDESGGTITRQMRRLGNSVDWERERFTMDDGLSNAVKEVFVRLHKEDLIYRGKRLVNWDPKLRTAISDLEVENRESKGSMWHLRYPLADGAKTAEGKDYLVVATTRPETVLGDTGVAVNPEDPRYKDLIGKEVILPLVGRRIPILGDEHADMEKGTGCVKITPAHDFNDYEVGKRHALPMINILTFDGDIRAEAEVFDTNGEATDTCSGAIPEQFQGLERFAARKAVVAEFDKLGLLEEVKPHDLTVPYGDRGGVVIEPMLTDQWYVRTAPLAKVAIEAVENGEIQFVPKQYENMYYSWMRDIQDWCISRQLWWGHRIPAWYDEQGKVYVGRDEAEVRRENNLGPEIALRQDEDVLDTWFSSGLWTFSTLGWPEQTEALKTFHPTSVVVSGFDIIFFWIARMIMMTMHFMKDENGKPQVPFKTVYMTGLIRDDEGQKMSKSKGNVIDPLDMVDGISLEELLEKRTGNMMQPQLAEKIRKRTEKQFPNGIEPHGTDALRFTLAALASTGRDINWDMKRLEGYRNFCNKLWNASRFVLMNTEGQDCGQNGGEMVLSLADRWILAEFNQTIKAYREAMDTYRFDLAAGILYEFTWNQFCDWYLELTKPVMNSGSEAELRGTRHTLIEVLEALLRLAHPIIPYITETIWQRVKSLKGITADTIMLQPFPEYDASQVDEKALSDLEWIKQTIIAVRNIRAEMNIAPGKPLDVMLRGASAEAQRRVLENQSFIQSLARLSSLTLLADGDKGPVSVTKLVEGAEVLIPMAGLIDKATELDRLAKEVAKLEAEIERIEGKLSNEGFVARAPEAVVAKERERMAACAEAKQKLIEQQATIAAL, encoded by the coding sequence ATGGAAAACACACCTTCTAGCATCGACAAAACTGAGCCGTCCCTCGATAAAACCTACAGCCCGCAAGAAATTGAGCAGCCGCTGTATGAACACTGGGAAAAACAGGGTTATTTCAAGCCGAACGGCGATACCAGCAAAGAGAGCTACTGCATCATGATCCCGCCGCCGAATGTAACCGGCAGCCTGCACATGGGCCATGCTTTCCAGCAGACCATCATGGACACCTTAATTCGCTACCAGCGTATGCAGGGGAAAAACACCCTGTGGCAAGCGGGTACTGACCACGCCGGTATCGCTACCCAAATGGTGGTTGAGCGCAAAATTGCCGCCGAAGAGGGCAAAACCCGCCACGATTACGGCCGTGAAGCCTTTATCGATAAAATCTGGCAGTGGAAAGATGAATCAGGCGGCACTATCACCCGCCAGATGCGCCGTTTGGGTAACTCCGTGGATTGGGAACGTGAACGTTTCACCATGGACGATGGCCTCTCCAACGCGGTTAAAGAAGTGTTTGTCCGTCTGCACAAAGAGGATCTGATTTACCGTGGCAAACGCCTGGTAAACTGGGACCCGAAATTGCGCACTGCCATCTCTGATCTGGAAGTGGAAAACCGCGAATCCAAAGGCTCGATGTGGCATCTGCGTTATCCGCTGGCCGATGGGGCCAAAACCGCTGAAGGCAAAGATTATCTGGTCGTGGCAACCACGCGTCCGGAAACTGTGCTGGGCGATACCGGTGTTGCCGTCAATCCAGAAGATCCGCGCTATAAAGATCTGATCGGGAAAGAAGTGATCCTGCCACTGGTTGGCCGCCGCATTCCGATCCTCGGTGACGAACACGCGGATATGGAAAAAGGCACCGGCTGCGTGAAAATCACGCCAGCCCACGACTTTAATGACTATGAAGTGGGCAAGCGCCACGCCCTGCCGATGATCAACATTCTGACTTTCGACGGTGATATCCGCGCAGAAGCGGAAGTGTTTGATACCAATGGCGAAGCGACCGATACATGCAGCGGCGCAATTCCAGAGCAGTTCCAAGGTCTTGAGCGCTTTGCGGCCCGTAAAGCGGTGGTCGCTGAATTCGATAAGCTCGGTCTGCTGGAAGAGGTTAAGCCGCACGACCTGACAGTGCCTTATGGTGACCGTGGTGGCGTGGTCATTGAGCCAATGCTGACCGACCAGTGGTATGTCCGCACAGCCCCGCTGGCGAAAGTCGCCATTGAAGCGGTGGAAAACGGCGAGATTCAGTTCGTACCTAAGCAGTACGAAAACATGTATTACTCATGGATGCGCGACATTCAGGACTGGTGTATCTCCCGTCAGTTGTGGTGGGGTCACCGAATCCCAGCCTGGTATGACGAGCAGGGTAAAGTGTATGTCGGTCGCGATGAAGCTGAAGTGCGCCGCGAAAACAACCTCGGCCCTGAAATTGCCTTACGCCAGGACGAAGACGTGCTGGATACCTGGTTCTCATCTGGTCTGTGGACCTTCTCCACACTGGGCTGGCCTGAGCAGACCGAAGCACTGAAAACCTTCCACCCCACCAGTGTGGTGGTCAGTGGCTTTGACATTATTTTCTTCTGGATTGCCCGCATGATCATGATGACCATGCACTTTATGAAAGATGAAAATGGTAAGCCGCAGGTGCCGTTTAAAACCGTGTACATGACCGGCCTGATCCGCGATGACGAAGGGCAGAAAATGTCCAAATCGAAAGGTAACGTCATCGACCCACTGGATATGGTTGACGGCATTTCGCTGGAAGAGTTGCTGGAGAAACGTACCGGCAATATGATGCAGCCGCAGCTGGCAGAGAAAATCCGCAAACGCACCGAGAAGCAGTTCCCGAATGGCATTGAGCCACACGGCACTGATGCCCTGCGCTTCACTCTGGCAGCACTGGCCTCCACTGGCCGTGATATCAACTGGGACATGAAGCGCCTGGAAGGGTATCGCAACTTCTGTAACAAGCTGTGGAACGCCAGCCGTTTCGTGCTGATGAACACCGAAGGGCAAGATTGCGGGCAGAATGGCGGCGAAATGGTGCTGTCACTGGCTGACCGCTGGATTCTGGCTGAATTCAATCAGACCATCAAAGCCTATCGCGAAGCGATGGACACCTACCGCTTCGATCTGGCGGCCGGTATTCTGTACGAATTCACCTGGAACCAGTTCTGTGACTGGTATCTGGAGCTGACTAAGCCGGTGATGAACAGCGGTTCTGAAGCTGAGCTGCGTGGGACTCGCCATACGCTGATTGAGGTATTGGAAGCGCTGCTACGTCTGGCACACCCCATCATTCCTTACATCACTGAAACCATCTGGCAGCGGGTTAAGAGCCTGAAAGGCATTACCGCAGACACCATTATGTTGCAGCCTTTCCCTGAATATGACGCCAGCCAGGTTGATGAAAAAGCGCTGAGTGATTTGGAATGGATCAAGCAGACCATCATTGCTGTACGTAATATCCGCGCAGAAATGAATATCGCCCCAGGTAAACCACTGGACGTCATGCTGCGTGGCGCTAGTGCTGAAGCTCAGCGCCGGGTGCTGGAAAACCAGAGCTTCATCCAGTCGCTGGCTCGCTTATCCTCCCTCACTCTGTTAGCTGACGGAGATAAAGGCCCAGTCTCAGTGACCAAATTGGTTGAAGGTGCAGAAGTGCTGATCCCAATGGCGGGTTTGATCGATAAAGCCACTGAGTTGGATCGTCTGGCGAAAGAAGTGGCGAAGCTGGAAGCAGAAATTGAGCGTATCGAAGGCAAATTGAGTAACGAAGGTTTTGTCGCACGTGCGCCAGAAGCCGTGGTTGCCAAAGAGCGCGAGAGAATGGCCGCCTGTGCTGAAGCCAAACAGAAGTTAATTGAGCAGCAAGCGACTATCGCCGCACTGTAA
- a CDS encoding DNA polymerase III subunit chi, with product MKNATFYLLEHDTPAGELRAHEALACEIAAARWRTGKRVLIACESEEQAQRLDEALWQRAPDQFVPHNLAGEGPKYGAPVELAWPERRGNSPRDLLISLLPEFAGFATAFHEVVDFVPYEENLKQLARDRYKSYRSVGFHLTTATPPTN from the coding sequence ATGAAAAACGCCACTTTTTATCTGCTCGAACACGACACGCCCGCCGGTGAGCTGCGCGCTCATGAAGCATTGGCCTGCGAGATTGCCGCTGCTCGTTGGCGGACGGGCAAACGGGTGCTGATCGCCTGTGAGAGTGAAGAGCAGGCCCAGCGGCTAGATGAAGCCCTGTGGCAACGCGCACCTGACCAGTTTGTACCGCACAATCTGGCCGGTGAAGGGCCAAAATATGGCGCACCGGTTGAATTAGCCTGGCCTGAACGGCGTGGGAACTCCCCTCGTGACCTGCTTATTAGCCTGCTACCCGAGTTCGCAGGTTTTGCCACCGCTTTCCATGAAGTGGTAGACTTCGTTCCTTACGAAGAAAATTTGAAACAGTTGGCGCGCGACCGATATAAGTCTTATCGCAGCGTCGGCTTCCACTTGACCACGGCAACGCCGCCAACTAATTGA
- the pepA gene encoding leucyl aminopeptidase has translation MEFSVKSGSPEKQRSACIVVGVFEPRRLSPIAEQLDKISDGYISALLRRGELEGKVGQTLLLHHVPNILSERILLIGCGKERELDERQYKQVIQKTINTLNDTGSMEAVCFLTELHVKGRNTYWKVRQAVETAKETLYTFDQLKSNKTEPRRPLRKMVFNVPTRRELTSGERAIQHGLAVASGIKAAKDLGNMPPNICNAAYLASQARQLADAFSTNIVTRVIGEQQMKELGMHSYLAVGHGSQNESLMSVIEYKGNPNPDAKPIVLVGKGLTFDSGGISIKPAEGMDEMKYDMCGAATVYGVMRVVAELQLPLNVIGVLAGCENMPGGRAYRPGDILTTMSGQTVEVLNTDAEGRLVLCDALTYVERFEPELVIDIATLTGACVVALGHHITGLMSNHNPLAHELIGASEQAGDRAWRLPLGDEYAEQLDSNFADMANIGGRAGGAITAGCFLSRFTRKYSWAHLDIAGTAWRSGKNKGATGRPVALLSQFLLNRAGLNGDD, from the coding sequence ATGGAGTTCAGTGTAAAGAGCGGCAGCCCGGAAAAACAGCGCAGTGCCTGTATTGTAGTCGGCGTTTTCGAACCTCGTCGTCTATCTCCCATTGCCGAACAACTCGACAAAATTAGTGATGGCTACATCAGCGCTTTATTGCGCCGTGGTGAACTTGAAGGCAAAGTCGGGCAGACGCTGTTACTGCACCATGTGCCGAATATTCTCTCCGAGCGCATCTTGTTAATTGGCTGTGGCAAAGAGCGCGAGCTTGATGAGCGCCAGTACAAGCAAGTGATCCAGAAGACCATCAATACCCTTAATGACACCGGCTCAATGGAAGCGGTCTGCTTCTTGACTGAGCTGCATGTAAAAGGCCGCAATACTTACTGGAAGGTGCGTCAGGCGGTAGAAACCGCCAAAGAGACGCTTTACACCTTCGATCAGCTTAAAAGCAATAAAACCGAGCCTCGCCGCCCGCTGCGTAAAATGGTGTTCAACGTGCCAACTCGCCGCGAATTAACTAGCGGTGAGCGCGCAATCCAGCACGGTCTGGCGGTGGCATCCGGTATCAAAGCCGCCAAAGACTTGGGCAATATGCCGCCAAATATCTGTAATGCCGCCTATTTGGCGTCGCAGGCGCGTCAACTGGCCGATGCATTCAGCACCAATATCGTCACTCGCGTGATTGGCGAGCAGCAGATGAAAGAGCTGGGTATGCACTCTTATCTGGCGGTTGGTCATGGTTCGCAGAACGAATCATTGATGTCGGTGATAGAATATAAGGGTAATCCGAACCCTGACGCTAAGCCAATTGTGCTAGTGGGCAAAGGGCTGACCTTCGATTCCGGTGGTATCTCCATCAAGCCTGCCGAAGGCATGGACGAGATGAAATATGATATGTGCGGTGCGGCAACGGTTTATGGCGTGATGCGCGTGGTGGCTGAACTGCAACTGCCATTGAACGTGATCGGCGTGCTAGCGGGCTGTGAAAACATGCCGGGTGGTCGCGCTTATCGTCCGGGTGATATCCTGACTACCATGTCCGGCCAAACTGTTGAAGTGCTGAATACCGATGCGGAAGGCCGCCTGGTGCTGTGTGATGCGCTGACCTATGTGGAGCGTTTCGAGCCAGAGCTGGTGATTGATATCGCGACTCTGACCGGCGCGTGCGTTGTGGCGTTAGGCCACCACATCACCGGTTTGATGTCGAACCACAACCCATTGGCGCATGAGCTGATTGGGGCATCAGAGCAAGCCGGTGACCGTGCATGGCGCTTGCCGTTAGGTGATGAGTATGCCGAACAGTTAGACTCCAACTTTGCTGATATGGCAAATATTGGTGGCCGTGCCGGTGGGGCGATTACTGCGGGCTGCTTCTTATCACGCTTTACCCGTAAATATAGCTGGGCGCACTTGGATATCGCGGGCACTGCATGGCGTTCAGGCAAGAACAAAGGCGCAACAGGCCGCCCGGTCGCGTTGTTGTCTCAGTTCCTGCTTAACCGTGCAGGGTTAAACGGCGACGATTAA